TAGAAACAGTAACTGACAATCATTTCCTTTTGCCCCCAAAAGAGTTGAATTGTTAACATCACCTGAttgatttaaaaaaggaaacaactTTAAAGCCCTCATATGCCAAATTTCACACTGTTACACCTTTTGAACAGCCCATAGCATGACTGTCTTAAAAATTAATCACTTGCCATTCACCTCTAAGGGTATAGCTACACTTCTCTCAGAATGCACTTCCAGGTAGACAGACATGCACAGCTCAGGTAGACAGACATGCACCATCTCTTCTCCAGTAAGCACACAATGTAGCCCAGGTAGCAGCTCAAGCTAGTCATCCAAGTACAGGCCTGTCTAGATACCCTGGATATGTATTTGGGAGGCTAGTGCAAACTACTGTTTATGCTGTGcccagctacactgctatttttagcttgcTAGCTTGAGCAGTGCCAGCATCTCTATCTACCAGCACCGGGAAGCCCATCCCTGTCATTGATGATGTACCCTAAAATTAGGGTTCAAGGCCTAATTGGTCAGGCTCTAACTGTTCTATAAGGCCTAAGAGATGTAATGGTAAATTGGGCACTTATTTCCTGGTCAACAGCAGTCCACTTAGCAAATAGATTAGCATATGCATCACCATTGCTAAGAAAGCCCCAGATTAGACCTAGGGTGGAGGCTGAACTACTTCTAAATTTTCTTCCCCCAAAAGAAGTCATCAATTCTGAAGTAAACACTGGGCTTTTCTACAGTGGACAGTCAGGAAAATTAacacaaatgaactaaaagtgtgAACTTAAAGTGGATTAGTTAAACTGCACTAAACTATTGTGTGGACACactcattcagaattaaaatggccttaatctgttttattttaatccaCTTCTAAATTAAGGAATTAATTCTGCTAACTGTCCccttgtagacatgccctacatTATTGAAAAGCCTCAGACTGCTACTATATTTTGATACAGTGGATTTTGTAGAAcattatgtctatactacaaacctcttccacaagaggaaatgtaaatggagcactcatttgcaggtcacatttgcatttcctctttggattccttttgcgcaagaggtttttgcacaaaaaaccatGGTGTAGATGggtcctttttgctcaagagctgtacttctgaaaaaaacaaaccacacaaccacacacacacacacacacacacaggatactgggctagatggatgtttgatctgacccaatatgactTTTTATGTTATGTTCTCCACCCATCTTCCATGGGTGAAACATGAAGGACAATGGCACTGAGCTGAAAGGCCAAAAGGACATGTTAGGTGCATGAGGCTGAGCTTTAACCTCTGTAGATTATTACTGGCTGCCAATACATAAGCTCATAttagcagtacaggcagtccccgggttacgtacaagatagggactgtaggtttgttcttaagttgaatttatatgtaagtcggaactggtacatattgtaggggaaactctagccaaacatttctccagagctcagttttattctcccacacctcactctcctcagtcctttattctcaagctgagaaaagccgctctctctctccctggtctgctgcggggggggggggggcggctagcttcgcgtctccctggtctgtgggggggaagcagctagtgcggggttgcctcaccccctTTGTAAgcagggatccgatgtaagtcggatccatgtaacccggggactgcctgtactaacatGTATACaagtggatgggggtggggggcaattACAAAATGTCATGGCTTGCAATTTAAGTTATCCCACTTCCCCCTTCATTCATGAATAAGAGAGATGCTTTATAAGTCTAAAGGTCAGCTTAACTTTCCGGGAAAGTGGTACGCTAGGGTAATTTTGGTACTGCCTTTGAATAGCTAGAATACAGTTTTAAATGTATACACACAGACTTGGAGAGGGAAATATTCATTCTGATGTGGTAAGAGTTTTTCCTAAGATTTTAACAGAGAAGAAATGAGTCACTTCTAAAGCAATTTGCTCTGTGGATGTGGAGATGTTGGCCATATCTTTATATATAAAACAGTCCCAGTTTTCCACCTCTAGAAGAAGGACCAGTCACATTTTGTTGTTAATTCAATTAATTAAAATTGGTGTTCAGTGACACTCCCCCTCCACTGAATTTTTCCTCCTACAATACTGGTGCCTCGAGTGTCCATATTGCCTCAATGAGCAGATACATGTGACATGCTATAAAATCTAATGCTCTTAAGAACTCAGGCGCCCCTTCCCAACCCGATCAGAATTCATTGCTAATCTATCagggtccatctacacagcaccctaatctTATTTCATgttttgcatagcgcaaattgacTATAGagcttatttcaattgtattttgaaataatgtttgaaACTTGCCAAATTtcaacacactatttcaaaacatcccttaaccctcatggaacaagagttacagggaagccaaaatagcatgcctgttatttcaaaataacaggcagcttaagATGCAGGATAGCAACTTTGAGATTCTTGTTGAACCTCCAGCCATCACAGAACTGATGACAGTTTATTTGCATCCTTTAATTAGATCATTAAGTCTAATCAGACTAGCACTGTCCATTCCCCCAGTTGACTCTCCACTACAAAATTTAACAAAACCCCTGTCCCTTAAACTATCATCAGGGATAGAGCCATGGTGACATACCAGAACTTGCATATCTGTTTTATCGCTTTTCAGCAGTGTTCCTCCCCTGGGGTGCTATCTGGAACGGAGGTACAGTTGAGCCCTCAGCCTCACTAATTTGGGTTCCTGCTTGCACCATGAGATGCCACAAGGCCCTCCAAGGTTACTATCACCCCCACAGGCAAGGCCCACAACCAGCTGTTTTCAGGAATGCTCTGGCCAGCTATTCATGAGCCCACCATAGAGAGGTTACAGAAATACTCCTAACTTCTCTGTCTAGGATCTCAAACCTGTATAATTCTGCCTTGGTCCAAAGGCTGATCAGAATGAATATTCTCCAGTCTCTAACTTCTACAGAGGAAAATGGGCATACATCAACTCTAAGAGCAGCAATACTGGTCGGACCAAAAATTCCATCTAAGCCTAGTATtctgtctgacagtggccagtttAATGAACTGAAATGTATCACTTTTGCACATCAGATGGTGTTAGCCTAATTTACCTAAACTACGGAAAGATAAGAGATTATAAAGACGGCAAACAGATCAAAGATTTCCTGGGATGAAGTCATTTTCAGATCACAACCTACTTCCTGTCATGTAGACACCTGGGAGTTTGTAGAACAAAACTAAACCCAATGTCCACTCCCAGTctaccaatacaggcagtccccgggttacgtacaagataagaacaaacctacagtccctaagttgaatctgtatgtaagtcggaactggcatctagattcagccgctgctgaaactgaccgccagttctgacttacatacagattcaacttaaaaaccccaagcatcctcaagtcagctgctgctgaaactgatcagcggctgattccaggaagcctggggcagagcaactctgcctcgggcttcctgtagtcagcgctggtcagtttcagcagcggctgacttgaggacgcttggggcagagcagctggggtgctgctgggttgctccagtagcaccgctcctggaccaacccagcagcacctcagctgctctaccccaggcgtcctgaatcagcagctgctgaaactgacaagcagcggctgaatcaggacacctggggcagagcagctggggtgctgccgggttggtccagtagtgcccagagctgcgctgcaggaccaactggcagcatcccagctgctctgccccagggtccacaaacCTGGTCTGCTGAgtggggggcacactagctgcacccccccccccccccagcagaccagagacactgggagcaaagccacagcggcagcggggtgccacgcctctgaggctttgctctggtgccgtgcctctgaggctttgctcccggtgtccctggtctgctggagacggtgccagagcaaagcctcagaagtgcgggaacctgccactgctgcggctttgctcccagtgcccctggtctgctggagatggtctccagcagaccaggggcaccaggagcagcttttctcgccccggaggtcgaggtggcagatcgctgcctgcaagctccggtgcaagaaagccccgttcgtaagtcggatccgcgtaagtcggggactgcctgtagtaaccCCCTCCTCACAAGAGGAACAGATGTTCCCTGACAGACATAGAATCTGTTTTTTCCATTCAAATTAAAGGTGAACAATTTAAGTGTTACATGGTGTTGATAGTGTACAACAAAGTAATAGAGCAGCAATCCCACATAAGAAATCCTGATTTTTTCCTAGATTCCAAAGGCAGAAGGAAATTGTGATCAGCTGGTCTGACCTGCAAAATGCATGCAATAGAATTCTCAAAGTAATTCCTACAGcatcagagtggggggggggggggggggggcggagtaaaaaaaaaaatcaatatcacttctaaatttgatttaagaatCCTTATGGGGTGGAATTCACCAAGACTTTGAGTAAACTGTCCCACTGGTTAATTACTCGTTTAAAATGTATGctttatttgcagtctgaatttgtctagcttcaatttccaggCATAGACTATAATCAAATCACACCTTAATCATCTGTTAAGAAAgcgcatcacctaataagccttgttagtcctattttttgtttgaGTTCCTTCAACATAGCTAAGGCACATTTTCCAATCCTTTAGTCGTTCCTGGTGCCCATCTCTGAACTCCTCCACTTAACATCTTTCGGTTATgtccagactggccagtttttcccagaaagtcagccacttttccagaatggcttgccagctgtctacactggctgcttgaattgccgcaaaagcactgaccatctcatgtaagattgtcagtgtttttgtggaaatactatgctgctcctgtttgggcaaaagtccttttgtgcaaaagggccagtgtagacagctcagatttgttttccacaaaagagccccgattggggttttgcggaaaagcacgtctagattggcatggacgcttttccgcaaaagtgcttttgtggaaaagcgtctgtgccaatctagacgctttgttccaaaaatgcttttaatggaaaacttttccgttaaaagcatttttggaaaatcatgccagtctagatgtagccttcttGTGTTGTGGAAAGAAGAACTGGATACTGTattccagcagtggctgcaccAGTGCCAAGAAGGGAGGTAGAATAGCCTCTACTCCTCACAATTGCCCTGTTTACTCAGCCAAAAATTACATTAGTCTTTTGGAAACACCCTTGCCCCGGTGTGATTATCTACCTCAACTTAGTTGGGGTGATTATCTACCACAACTTCATGGATTCCTGGGATAGAGAGGTGATGGGAGGATTCTTTTTTGGGTTTGGATGTATGCAGGTTATAATGAACCATATTAGAAACCCAAGCCACCACATACATTTGCTTTGCACCCAGCTTATCAAGTAACCCACAGTACTTTGTATTAGCCACCTTTTCCTCTTTGTTATTTACCACTCCAATTTGGTCATCCTCAAACTATATTGctggattttgttttcttccaggtcattgataataCTGATTTTAGGCTCTCCGTAGCCATTAAGGCCTCCTTTCAACAAAACACTTCAGCACTCACTGGAGTTCAtagcttatacaggcagtccccgggttacgtacaagatagggattgtaggtttgttcttaagttgaatttgtatgtaagtcggaactggtaggGGAAACTCtcaccaaacatttctccagagctcagttttattctcccacacctcacttccctcagtcctttattctcaagctgaggtgtctgctgagaaaagccgctccatgtctccctggtctgctggggggaagcagctagtgcggggttgcctcaccccatttgtaagtagggatccgatgcaagtcggatccatgtaacccggggactgcctgtacattaaaaCGTCAATAGAGGTAAGTACCAGGTTATAGTGTACTCTCACCAGAAAGCAACCTGAAGGGAAACTTCAACTGTTTCAAAACAGATGGGCATATTCTCTCAGTTTAactctgactttgctttaagatTATGCCTATGGCAGTTAGAAAAATTTTGCATCATAATGGTTGTTCCACTTGATACAATTGTATTGCCTCTGTTATCAATGAAATATGAATAGGTGAACCAAAATGCAGTCTGCTGTTAACTGTACCTTGCCATTCTAGTGAGATGATAGCCCCATCATCTGTGATGTAATACTTGTTTTAGGCTCTCCTGTGTAACCAGTTAGCTTTCATAAAATCTTCACCTAAAGAAAACCTTTAGTATTCCACTATATTGACAATGCCACTTCATGTATCTGAAAGTTTTATTTAACATCCACAACTGTTCAGAATAGTTACATCATGACTGAAATGGACTGCTTAGCTGTGTGCAATCCTATTGAAATACTACCAAACTGTGAAGAGTCAAAACTGGAGAGTAGAGGAGCTTTGTTTGCAAAACTGAGGTCGTTTGTAGCACGCTCCAACCCAGGATGGAGACAATGTCTTCATGCTTTCCGATAGACTCTCGTACACTTACAACCATTCATGTCGCATACCTAGAAAACAAGACAGTAGTTCAGTAGTATATAGGCTAAATCACTGTAGActacagcttcagaggggtagccaagttagtctgtaacagcaAAAAACCAACACCACCAAAAAccttagtctgtaaagtgctactagactaccaAAATACATAGGTGGTGTGCTGAGGACAGGGTAGCATAGTCAAGTTGGATTCCTGCATGGGGATCTTAGTGTATAGTTGTTTAAACAATTGGATTAACCACCAATTGGGGCCAGGAGAGCACTGGGTGCTGAGCCCGCCCACCCCTCCAGGAGCATTTTAGTAACTAAATTTTTtgcagctacaggcagtcccccagttatgtacaagataagaacaaacctacagtccttaagttgaatctgtaagtaagtcggaactggcgtccagattcagccgctgctgaaactgatcagcggctgattccaggaagtcagatccgcgtaactcagggactgcctgtatccaattactaaaaaaaatttaatatccctattcCTGCTATTGTTTACAGTCCTGAAATACTTGATCAGAAAGGAGGCATGCACTCACCACAATCAGTTTCCCATCCTCTATCTTCCGTGTTATTGTGGACTGCTTGCCATCCCACTCCTGGAGCTGAGTCAATGTGTTATCATTTAAAGTGACAAGGGTCTGAAAAGAGATGCAGGACTTCAATACTTAGTCTTTGACTGGAAGGGAtacatccccttctccccctcccccccccccccacactttacTTCAaggccctactgaagtcaatggtaaaactcccattgacttcagcggggCCAGGATTCCACTCACTTTCTTGTGACTCCTGTTCTCATTACTTGGCTACTTTAGTCACTACTTTGGCACACTTGCACATGAAAGAAGGATTCAACAGCATGCACTGTTTAAGTGGACATGACTTGCTTCACATACCAAGTTGATCTTGTCATTACATGTGCCTTGGCTTTTTGTAGCATTTAGGTCTCAACCTTGCACTTGACAGATGCCAATACAGAGATGAGGCCTGGGAGAGTTGTGGCAAGTGGCCAGCATTCCCACAAGCAAATAGACCTGGGAGAATCCTGTGAAGACGGCATAATCGTCCCTCACTTAGCCACCTCTTTCCATGGATAGGCCTTTTAAATCAGTCAAGTTGGAACCTACTTGCACTTTCTGTAAAGTTAGGGAAATATGGTGTCGGAATCACATTTAACTTAATCAGACAGAGACATTAAATAAAGGTGTGACACTGCATCAGATTAGTTGTAGGAGTCCCATAAAGTCAAGCTTTTTTTGGACTTAATGTCAATGAACGTGAAATTTGGCCTTGGGCACTTTTTGACATCCCTAATCCAGACCCATAGTTAACTATGATCAATCAATAAGCCTGGGATTAAtcaatcttgtcaactacacacatttctccccaccttgctgcctctattacagGCAGTAAAAGtaggggggcagtgcctgtgagCAGCTGGCTTTAAGCAAGTGCCCCATGAACACCAGATCTGCCAGCTTCCGCATCTCCTCACTGCTGAtagtggcagcagcacaggtggtGAGGGAGGCAGGCTAGAGCTGAtgaatgctgagagccagctCTCAAGCAGGCTCAGCAGACCCACCTGtccctcctccactgcctcctacagaggcagcaaagaggggcaggcaggagccagtgctggggggaaggctaccagctctgcagtgccaccACCCCTCCCCGCTGCAGCTATCAGAGGTGGCAGTGTGTGGGAAGAAGGAACAGGGGAAGCTGCtccaaagcagcctctctgcagcCGCTCAGGCTCACTGCAGCCAGAGTAAGTGCTGCTGCTATGGATGCTGTCGGGAGTGGAGCAGCCAAACTCATTGCAGACAGAGGCCACTGCCGTGGACCAgcctgtccgtggggagctctgagactccatggacagaggctgctgtcaccccatggtgctgcctctgtatcaaaggcagaagAATGGGACAGCAAGCAGCCTGTCTACACGGGGATTTCAATGGTGGTTTGATGACTGGGGCACCAATCCACCAACAGAGCAGAGTACTATTTAACATAAAAAAGGGGGAAACAAACTGGGTTCATGTTCATAAACAGCATTTATATCTGCAAGCCAACCACTTTAGTGGACTGTGTTCATTCactaataaataaacaaaacttgTACTAACCTGAACTTTCCTGCCATCTAATGTATTTTCCTCACATTTCTCATCCAGCTTGAAGCTCAATTGTGAAGATTTTAAGGGGCTGTCTGTTTTTATGGTGATTGTATCTCCATCTTTGCTGATCGTTACATCAGGTTTGGCCATGCTCCCCATTTTCCTCAGGGCCATACCCACACCTAGAGGGCAAGAGCAAGCGTCTATCAGAAGGGATACAAAACCATAAGCCCAGAGAGAATCCCTTTTAGTTATCCAGAATGAGAGAAGAGAAATTCATTGTGCAGACCCATTTGTCCTGAATACTTGTAGTTCCCAATTGAATCCGTCTCCCCCTATGACCTGCAGGTCTCCTGATGAGCAGTATCTGAGTTTGCACAAATAGATGTGCAAGGTGGAAAAGGGGAAATACTTGTAAAGTAGAGTTAAAGTTGGACACAATCTACTTGTAAGTGaactgttttaaaaaagcctcctGTTGACTAACCTGCAACATTAATCCACTTCTACATGtacacacatttaaaacaaacttaTGGATTTTTTGTCAAACTTGCCTACAAATACCCAACTGTCAGACATGCGTGTAAAAGATGCAATGCACGTTGTCAGACCAGTGTCAAGAGTATTAAAGCCTCCCAAAACTAAAAGACTTCATcatcccccccctccaaaaaaaaaaaaaaagatcaattcTACAGAAAGATCATAGAAAAAAGTGATCTTTGGAGCAGGACTTGAAAGTCAGTGAATTAGGACTTCAGTACACTGTTAGAATAATTATCGAGATCCCTTCATCAAAAGATACCTTGCCTCCAATCCCTTCTTGATTAATCCAGTGACTCACTAGCTTCAGTGCTTCACCCACCTCAACTCACTGAACAGGTGCTGGGATTTGGGGTTACTCAAGAATTGTGTAATGCTGGCCTTGATATAGCAGCTCTTAACCATCCATTTAAGCTGCATTCAACAGCAAATCGTAAGCCAGCACAGATCTCTAGGTCCTAGGATGACATTCTTTATACAAGAATTAAGTATCTGCATTCTGTAGTAGCTGTACTTTGAAATAGTAcaattgattaactgataagcaaaagcttatatgttaatgctatagatgacatgcatttccccctcccaccccaccctttgccaatacagtttttagcaggctggccagcagcccagcttgcactgggtcccggacctacactttaaatgcagagctgcagcagggatattaGGAGCCACGCAGGCAGGCTCATTCTGGGTCCAGGAAGCTCAGACCTCTCCccactggacaggggctgcccagggactatagCCTAGTCagctaaccaataagaattgatGATGTTTTattaattaaccgatatttaacatcctacTTTGAATAATCttaaagtgccccccccccccccgacagggtAGTATACTAATATGAAGCCAATAGGGGCAACTTAGATGTATGCCCTTAAGCATCGGAGCTTAGGGGTGAAGCAGGGAAAAAGGACTCTCAAGCCCAAAAGCTGCCACCAGGCATGGCCAAGAGAAAGGGGCCCCTCCTCACCATCCCTAGCAAGGCAACACCCAAGTCACCCTGAGCCTCAACTTGAGTCCTCCTCTCCAGCCCTGATCATCCTCATGCCCAGCCCGAAGCCTGTATCCCTGGGGTGGGAAACCTGAAGCCCATCAGGGTTCTCAGTGTGGCCCAAGACATTTGCTTCACTGTGGCCCATGCTTGGGGTTGCCAGAGTTTCCTGGTTTCCATccacagtctccccccccccccccccccaccagtacaAGTGACACTTCACATGCCCTGGCCTGATGAACATGAGGTGcatgttgattgcacacaacattgaccgaGAGCTGTGCATTCCAACTGCATCCAACCAAAGCACCACTACAGTTGCATCATGGCACATCATGCAAATACTAGGTACGCAACTGCTGTTTGCAAAACTACCCTAACCCAGTaggccatcttggttacaac
The DNA window shown above is from Pelodiscus sinensis isolate JC-2024 chromosome 2, ASM4963464v1, whole genome shotgun sequence and carries:
- the LOC102447294 gene encoding fatty acid-binding protein 5 — its product is MDCFIGKWSLVSSEGFDEYMKELGVGMALRKMGSMAKPDVTISKDGDTITIKTDSPLKSSQLSFKLDEKCEENTLDGRKVQTLVTLNDNTLTQLQEWDGKQSTITRKIEDGKLIVVCDMNGCKCTRVYRKA